GTCACCTGACTTGAAACAGGTTCAAACCATGCTTGCGAAGGCTTTTCCAGCAGATTTATACAGTGGGACTATTCTCCACAGCGATCAAGGTTGGCAATACCAGCACCAGTCTTACCATTACTTTTTGGAAACAAAAGGCATTCGACCATCCATGTCCCGCAAAGGGAATAGCCCAGATAATGGGATGATGGAGTCTTTCTTTGGCGTCTTGAAAACAGAAATGTTTTACGGATTTGAAAAGAGTTTCAAGTCTCTGGATCAACTGGAGAAAGTTATCACTGATTATATTTTTTACTATAACAACAAACGAATCAAAGCAAAATTAAAAGGACTTAGTCCTGTCCAATACAGAACTAAATCCTTTCAATAATTATTTGTCCAATTTTTTGGGGTCAGTACAAAATCCAGGCTCTTTTGGTATATTAGTTTTCAAACTCATAGAGGGTAGTTGACAGATAGCGTTCACCGTTGTCAGCCAGGATAGCCAAGACTTTTTTGCCAGCTCCTAGTTCCTTAGCGACTTCAATCGCAGCATGAATAGCAGCGCCAGAAGAAATACCGACCAGGAAACCTTCCTGTCCACCGATAGCGCGGCCGGTTGTCAGAGCATCATCTGATTTGACGCGGACAATGCTATCGTAGGCAGCGGTATCCAGGGTGTCTGGGATGAAGCCAGCTGAAATTCCTTGAATCTTGTGCGGACCAGGTGCTTCACCAGAGAGGACGGCAGACTCATCTGCTTCCACAGCGTAAATTTTTACATCGGGATTGGCTGCCTTAAGGACATGAGAGACACCGCTGACGGTACCACCAGTACCCACGCCTGACACAAATGCATCCAGACCAGTTGGGCCAAAGTCCTCCAAAATTTCTTGTCCTGTTGTAT
The sequence above is a segment of the Streptococcus suis genome. Coding sequences within it:
- the cysK gene encoding cysteine synthase A, whose protein sequence is MAIYQSITELVGKTPIIKLNNIVPEGAADVYVKLEAFNPGSSVKDRIALAMIEDAEKAGTIKPGDTIVEPTSGNTGIGLAWVGAAKGYKVIIVMPETMSIERRKIIQAYGAELVLTPGSEGMKGAIAKANEIAEAQNGWVPFQFANPSNPKVHEDTTGQEILEDFGPTGLDAFVSGVGTGGTVSGVSHVLKAANPDVKIYAVEADESAVLSGEAPGPHKIQGISAGFIPDTLDTAAYDSIVRVKSDDALTTGRAIGGQEGFLVGISSGAAIHAAIEVAKELGAGKKVLAILADNGERYLSTTLYEFEN